A region of the Triplophysa rosa linkage group LG5, Trosa_1v2, whole genome shotgun sequence genome:
gcgcactctgatctaaacaatccaattccccatgtggagatgcctatgtgtgcgtgtgcgtgtgcgtgcgcgcgctgCTGAGCAAAGGACGCGTGCGCACTCTGACGTAAACAGTACCACACGGAGAGGAAGCATGGCGGAAGGAGGAACGCTGCCGACGATTTGtcccccttctaaaagggtgaagtctgaggtttggaaatattttgggttaaaagtaagccgagtaatgaaatttgactgtggcagaataattattttaattatacgttgatggaacgcaataaagtcatacactgtcacaaagtgcgagtgaatttgctgtttataaatgtttagcttgctataatagttaacacactgacttggcttgttattcaaacaataataataataataatatgaattgtagtactagcgttgtacagacgtatatttaaaagcagttaacaaaagttgttcttttgtagtttgcactttattctgtttgaataaactcactttatacatcattactgtgtgttgttttatttatatttatttgtatttaaatgtttgaggttctatttattatttaaaataaagttgttatcaagaggaaaacactgaagttggtttatattttcaacctgcatttctcatagaattgaatactgcgaTAATACCGTTTACCGCGACGAAAACTTAATTAATCAcagcatggaaatttgataccggcACATGCCTAGTACATACACAGCTtatgaaaaacaagatttttgtctttttcattGTAAGTGGGCCAAATCACTTATATTAAAAGTAATCGGATATTACTGCTGTAATTTGACTCTTTTAATAAACCATGTAAATTGTTATAATATTAGGTTTTGGACAGGTGTGATACTGGTGTCGCCACAGTGTGCACGTCTGATGTTGCTCACAGTGGTCCAAGGAATTCTCAGGGAATTTGTGTGTATGCTCAGACACATGAAAAATTAGGGGGAACATTGCCCACTTATCAAGATtgtctgcgctgcgtcaagattggctgcactgtgggcctgcagctgcagctcgttgcTCTTGCCAtagatataacgctggattttttaaattgatagaTGTCGCGGTCCCATGCAGCGCTAAAACATGCCTGACATGAACTGCATGctgtaagtcaaactaagtcatatgtttgtgttttgttggcaatcggcgcgttcgtgcataatataaacaacatgaagggataatgcgatgatgtattgtgtgctctgctgtagttccatccccctgcctgcctccagcagctccaGAAATAATTGGCCAGCtgcatctctcttttataaatttgatcaaactaaatactctttgaagatacgatGTATGCAATAGTACTGTATAGgtaagattaatatgagattggcagaaacggTGTGTGTTATCCCATCTTTAAATAgaaagaatgaaaaatgaacaattatttaaaaaaaaaaaatttaatcttTAAGTTACATAAAAATTCTGTACAATTCTCCTTGTGTTTAGCATGCAGATTTGGAATGATATGAGAGGAAATAAATATGGATTTTACTGAATAACACAATATTTTAGGAATTTTTGTTTGGAAATGCTGCTGGTGCAGATATGACACTTCAACTTTAATGCTGTGAAAGTATTTCAGTTTCAGGTTTTACTACTAAAATGCAAACTTCATGTTTCATCTCCCTCAGATTTTCATCTTTATACTCTGGATTCAGACGCAGTGCATAaacatctctgtctgtctgatggAAACACAGTGGCTACCTGTACTGACACAGTCCAGCAGTATCCCGATCATTCAGACAGATTTGACTGCTGGCCTCaagtgttgtgtagagagagtgtgtgtggatGCTGTTACTGGGAGGTTGAATGGAGTGGGAGTGCAGGGGTGGGTATAGCAATGTCATACAAGGACATCAGCAGAAAGGGAAGAGGCCAAGAGTGTAAATTTGGATATTATGATCATTCCTGGAGATTGTTCTGTTCTCCCTCTGGATACATATTCAGTCACAATAACAAAAATACTAATGTCCCTGTAGCCTCAAGTTCTTCTAGAATAGGAGTGTATGTGGATCACAGTGCAGGAATTCTGTCCTTCTACAGCGTCGCTGACACAATGACCCTCATCCACAGAGTCCACACCACATTCACTCAACCTCTCTATCCTGGGTTTGGGATAAATAAGGACTCAACAGTGAAACTGTGTTATGTACCAACATAGATCATGCATATAGctatttttctgttttgcaaTCAATACACATGTAATACTGTAAAACTAGagatattagggatgtaacaatatcaaaatctcactgtacgataatacctgGGTAGAAAGTCCATGGTACGTTTGATTTGaaatttattgcaatatttaaaatgacaaaagatgacttggaaacgtggcATAAgtatcctcttttctttatcctcgaatcataactgttgcttagagatatgagttatagtatgagatgggtgaAATTACCTAAAAAtccgttttataaaataaaataattgcaccagatggaccttgccaaaggtatACATCTAtaattttttctaacattctctatgttaggcccggaagacctatcgtttcatacagtcatgtgaccacgatagtattgagacaattttgctattgcgataacatgatatcgataatattgtcaCATCCCTAAGagatattaaattgtactgaaATACTGAAAAAGTaagaatataaacaaacatctgTACAAGTTAGGTCAtgtgttttgcatgtttatatatttatgctaagccaggggttttcaaactggggtccggggacccccagggggccaccAGAAGGTTACAAGGGGTCCCccagaaaaatgataaaagtccacagtgtttatctgctttttttgctattgatagtttccagaattgtttatatttgaatctTTCTAGTGAGTTTTTCTAAGTATAGTTTATTTTTTGGGACTCAAAGTGAAATTGTTTCCGACtgggggtccttggcatcataaagtttgaaaacccctgcacTAAGCAACATCAAGTTAAATTCTTCATATAACCTTTATGAAAGATTCATAacattcttatttattttttagcttgattttcaattgtgttttattgtatgtatacaaaacataaaaaagacacTGTTAAACAGTCCCTGATAAATCTCTTGATATcatttatgataaatataaatgtgaccctgtctgtgaaaactaggctaatgtctcataatctaattatgaaagtttgatttcaatcattaatttcactatgattttaatctttgagATTCAGTGTTATATTTTCAAGGGAATGTTCTGTACATTTTGTAGCATGGTttaatgtagaaaacagtaaatcacaaaaatactTGTTTTCACAGGCATGGTCACATATTTGAAACATATAAATATCATGTATAtggtaaaatattaataaatgaaaacaaaataattaactGGAATTTCTCTTATTACCACTACATCATTGTAGATGATTTAACTGTTTAAAGCTACAAAGTTCTCTTCACAGAGGCTTTACATTAACGTATAGGTGTAGATGtatgttaaaaaataattgcttgccatataattatttaacattatacACTTACAGTGAAAAATCTATGATCATAAGTAGGCTATGTTTGGCATTTCCGTTTAACAATTTACCTAAGAAAATTGAATGCCTTTATAATTATTTTGCTGAATTGACAGAATTCAGCTGGCATGATGGCTGAAAcaaaactgaacaaatcatgTATCATGATAAATGACACCACAGTCACTGTAATCTCAGATTCTTCAACCCAGCCATAGCATAAAACATCTGTAATAGAAAATGCCTTTAATAATATTTCAAGTCgggttttaatgttaaaatagcATTTGTCAAAGCGATAAATACACAAAATTGTACAAATTTAAACGTCGTTATAATCATAACACCTTCATAAATACataaacccgtatgactttttAAGGCACATCCTTCACAGCACGATAGATGGGCGTTCTCGGCTGCATGACGGCAAATTTGATAAAACTCATTTTAAAAGTTCGTTTGTTCTGTTGTCATTACACCCGTGATAGTGGCATTTCTTTTGGAGGGAACAAAACCGAGCTTGCGGTGCCCGACCTCCAAGTGAGTCTCGTGCTGGCCTCACTGTAAACCGACCCGCTCGTGCCCCTACCGCCGTCGCAGCGGTGCGCGCACAGAGCGCGCCACGAGTCAAGAGTTTTGCAGGACCACGTCCACGCACCGGACGTGATACCAAGCAAAAGgcacaaaaagtatttaagcaTTAACACGGCATAATCCGGTCTCTGCGCGCTTTTCTCTGACGCACAGGAACAAGCAAGCGCGTTTTCCCACGCCTCGCGATTGTACAGTTCGTAAACATAACAGGACACGATAACAGTGGCGAGGACCGTGTACAGCACCGTAAATATGCCTATCCTGACCATCAGTCTCTCCAGTTTGTCCGCCTTCGTGCCTCCTTGTTTAATGACACTCCGTATCCGAAACATAGACACAAACCCGGCCAGTAAAAACACGGTTCCCATCAAAAGATAAATCACCAGTGGCGCAAGCACAAATCCCCGCAAATTATCCAAATTTTGGTTGCCTACGTAGCAAATACCCGCGACCGAGTCCCCGTCCACAGAGCTCAGCGCAAGCGCAGTGATGCACTTAACACTCGGAATGAGCCACGCCGCCAAGTGGAAATACTGCGAGTACCGCGCAATAGCTTCGTTGCTCCACTTCATCCCAGCCGCGAGGAACCACGTAAATGTAAGAATGACCCACCAGATGGAGCTCGCCATCCCAAAAAAGTAGATTAACAGAAACACCAGGGTGCATAACGCGGGACCTGTAGTTTCGTAGCGAATATGATCCACCTCGTAGTCTTGGTTGCACGCGACTCTTTCGTGTCCAGCGATGAGTCTGATGATGTAGCCGGCGGACACGAACATATAACAGGTGGACAGGAAGATTATCGGACGTTCGGGATATTTAAACCTCTCCATGTCGATCAGAAACGTGGCCATGGTGGCAAACGTTGACACGAAACACAGAACCGACCACACTCCTATCCAAAATGTGGCGAAGGTCCTCTCCTCCTGAGAAATGTACGGGTTGTGGCACGGCATGGCGCAATTCGGAATCTGTCCCGTTTTCACCCGATTGAACAGAGGATTCCGGTCACTGCTCACCGTCACCATAGGTTCCCGACAGTGACATTCCGGGTCAAATGTAGACGACCCTGATATGTGTTGGCCACCCGGTGCGCGTCcattattgcttttattccTCCTGTTGTTTGGTTTTCCCAGGTGCCTCGTTGGCTTTGCAGCAGCCGGTGAAGCTGTGGTAACATCATTCCTGTTGTAGTCCATGCACAAAGTATTTAGATCCCCCTGCACGGGCAGTAAGTCGCACCTCATTCGGTCCGGCCACGGGAAACCGTACTGGCGCATTAAAGGCGCGCACCCTGCTTTCGCCCGTTCACACACGCTCCTGCACGGCGGCAGTGGCTTCTTGTAGTCCTCAAGGCAGATGGGCGTGTAAAGGCTGCAAAGAAAGAAGCGCAGGTCCGGAGAACACTGGATCTCCACGAGCGGCCAGAACTGGTGAACCTCCAGTCCAGCCTCGTCCTGTGTGTCGTGGTTGAATTGGTTGGGCATGTACGTGTAGTTGTAGCCGATCCCTCTACATAACGGCACCGAAATCTCCTGACAGACAGGCTCTCGAGCGCGTACAGAGCTCCACGATAGCAGGGCGCAGATGGCGAAAGAAAGCCAGCGTGCAGGCAAGTCCATCCTTGGTCACAGTTGCGCGCACCTCCCGATCCTCTGAATAAAGCAGGAATCGGATGCATGTGAGCAGTCCTGTTAAAACGGAGTCATCCCCTATCTATTGGATAGTTTGGCCCTAAACAGGTGCATGCTCGCCTAGATCGTATGTCTGCACTACAGTGTAATGTAACTTTTAGTGTCTTAACTAAATAATTTGACTCTTCAACTGTATATACAAGCTGACAAAAACATTGGCTTGCACCAGTTTGCTTTTACTCATAAATTGGCGCGACTGTCAAATATTGGAGCGTCTGTGTATTAATACAGAGGGTCTCCGTGTCACGCCCCGTTCTCGCACTGCCCAATCGTCTCACCTTAGGGGCGGGGCATCACCATAATTGAATCAAGCATCCCCCGGGTTGCATTGAGTAAATGTTTGCGCTGCCTACGGTTTGTATGTCTTAAgtaatttatttgtgtttaccTCCCACCCTATGTCCAAACATCGAGATTATAGCTGTAAACAAGTATCACGGCATGTTTAGATTGTTCTGATCTCTCCAGAATATCATCTTTTGAGAGTAATGCAATTATACATTTTGGCTACATTTAAATAGATTTAATAAGGGGGCTCGGTACGTCAGATATTCAAAAAGCTAAAAAAATACTACACCAATAAAACGCAACTTTTTTACCAGTAATCCAAATGACTAAATCCATGCAGCAGTTTACATTGCCAAGCCCTAAAATATATAGGAGGCATTAAAGGCGCTGTTATAGCCTACTGTTTACCATAATTTCATCCATTCAAAAACTTTTTAAGATACTGCATACAAGAGGTATAAGTTTAAGAAAATAGATAGATTGTATATaccacttaattattattgcaatgcaatttgtttttttgtgtggtttAAGTGAGTGTCCAAAATTCGTTTTGGGCTTGAGGTAGGTGCATGTATTGCCATGGACAGAAGCACAAAACGCATTCAGACACGCGTGGTTTGTCCTCCAGCGAGCGtgtgctgtttttacacatgcCTGGAAAGCAGAACGCTGCTCAGCGCTATTGCTACGCATGCGCGGAAGGCAGAGCGCTGTGCGCTTGTTCGCTCTGTTTGACGCTGATGTTCCGTTCAGCGCCTCAGCGGGATGTGATCGGCAGGAGGTAATTACCGAACAGACTGCCACAAGCtgggtggtgtgtgtgtgtgaattgcATTGCTTTCCTGTGAGGCGCGGATACAGTTTATACAAACGCACACTTACACACTGGATTCGACCATTCAGATCTGCTTAGTTGATCTAAGTCAAAAACAAGTTTGATCATTTAAGATAAGATTTCTTATTTCAGTAAATTTTTCTTGATTGATCATTTTCTCACAAGTGTTCCTGTTGAACATTGTCTTGAGCTTTTTCCTAAAAAAAGATTATTGAGCACACACTGGCCTTTtgtggggcatgttgtcacactaTAAGATGTCAaggcaatctctctctctctctctctctctctcgctctctctctctctctctctctctctctctctctctctcattccctCTACACTTGCCATCACATTCTATACAAAAACCCATTTTAGGTATTCCATAACAATACAACTTTAGCAAAAAAGACacccatttttatatttttcactaCATTTATTGAAATCAGTCCTTGTGCCCAACAACAGTACATGCTTATGTCATAAGTCAAATCTGGCTCTGAAAAAAGGGCTAAATGACACCTACGCATCATCTTTATTTTAGACTGTGACCCATCCAAaaactttcacacacacacaacctttGGCTCAGTTCCACATTCGGCACAAATGATCAAGCATTATGTTTGCCCCTGTCAGAGTCTTCATACACCCTTCACCTTTCTCAAATGCATTCACCAGATTCCTCAGCATGGCAACAAGCCCACCCAGACGGCACCTGGCAGTCTAGTCTgagtcacacgcacacactgttATGGTTTTTCCAaacagaaaaggtcaaacatGAAAAGTTCAAAGTTTCCTTACACTTTGATTGTGATCTTTTACTCCGTCACGTTTTCTTATCACTCTGGTCTGTTTTGTCCTCTTCATTCAATCCGAGCGGAACTCAAATTTGCTGCTTCCACTTTTGACCCGACCACAACGCGCAGGGACCCCAAACATCCTGagaaaatacaaacaaagcctgcaGTGGAATGTACTCAAATGACTTGACATCTATTTATATAATAcaaagaaaacatttgtctGGCTGTAACACGAAATTATTGGTTTGTTAAATTTATTTCTGTATCTTTTATTACAGATCAAAATCCAGTACGGGACATCTCACGACAAAGATTACATTAGATATCAATTGGATCTGCGTCAACCCCTCTGTTTGTgctgtactgtgtgtgtgtacatgcctCTACACCTGCAGAACTGAGACTGTGCATCCAGACGACTGAACTTGGTGAACCAGGGGCTCAGTCCGTCCTCGGCCCAAGGAGGCATGACATGGACCACTCATGAAGGTTTGCCATTTGTGCAGGTCTGAGGAGAGAAATCCAATCAGCCGGTAAACACTGCAGATTTAGCCAAGACATAGAAAAAGAGTGTGCTCATAATGGAATTCCTGCATACTGCGTTAATCATTTTGTATGTTtcattggataaaagcatttcatgaatgaataaaaaatattgtctttaaaaataaCTGTTGCAGTCACACTTAACCTCTGAATGACATATTCAGAGCTGTGCGTTGTGCGTCTTTTTGTAATACAGTGCGTGCTTTACAACTGAAATGCCTCTTGTCTTCTCTTGTGTATTTAGTTTTCTTTCCTTCCTCTCAGTGGCTTTTCTTACTCCTTTGGTTGATTCAGCCTCCACCACCCCACCCATACACTCCATTCTTACGTATGTTtagtttttctttcattcagcTTTGGTTTAAGACCTCATGTCTCTCAGACTCTTCGAGGCCTTCCATTTCCCCTCCTGtattctttctctccctcttccTGCTTTCAGTCTCGCTCCTCTTGTGCTGGTCTCAAAAGACATAATTAGGCACCAGATTCAGACAGTCCCCACAATAGTCTTTATGCTTTCTGTCTCAGTCTCTCTTCGTCACTTTCTAAAGCCTGTTAAATGGCATGGA
Encoded here:
- the fzd8b gene encoding frizzled-8b is translated as MDLPARWLSFAICALLSWSSVRAREPVCQEISVPLCRGIGYNYTYMPNQFNHDTQDEAGLEVHQFWPLVEIQCSPDLRFFLCSLYTPICLEDYKKPLPPCRSVCERAKAGCAPLMRQYGFPWPDRMRCDLLPVQGDLNTLCMDYNRNDVTTASPAAAKPTRHLGKPNNRRNKSNNGRAPGGQHISGSSTFDPECHCREPMVTVSSDRNPLFNRVKTGQIPNCAMPCHNPYISQEERTFATFWIGVWSVLCFVSTFATMATFLIDMERFKYPERPIIFLSTCYMFVSAGYIIRLIAGHERVACNQDYEVDHIRYETTGPALCTLVFLLIYFFGMASSIWWVILTFTWFLAAGMKWSNEAIARYSQYFHLAAWLIPSVKCITALALSSVDGDSVAGICYVGNQNLDNLRGFVLAPLVIYLLMGTVFLLAGFVSMFRIRSVIKQGGTKADKLERLMVRIGIFTVLYTVLATVIVSCYVYELYNREAWENALACSCASEKSAQRPDYAVLMLKYFLCLLLGITSGAWTWSCKTLDSWRALCAHRCDGGRGTSGSVYSEASTRLTWRSGTASSVLFPPKEMPLSRV